Genomic segment of Salvia hispanica cultivar TCC Black 2014 chromosome 2, UniMelb_Shisp_WGS_1.0, whole genome shotgun sequence:
ttatttaggaaTAAAAAcagtgaaatttgaattttagacATCGCTGTTTATAGATTGAAGTCTGTATGCCGCTTGGGTGATCGagttattattcattttattagaaatagtcaaaattttaaagttgattTCGTTTTAAAGTCTATCCTAAATAGTTGTGTCAGACAatctaaaaggaaaataatttttaaattttcatatcaaatttaaaaattaaattgcttTGCTTAGCTTTTTCGGGATGGTTCCAAATCAAAAATATGAACTCAgactatattttaaaagtaaatcaATTTATGTTGTACcttcaatcaaaatcaaaattgctAAATATtgctatgaataaatttaccACAGATTGTTAAGATTTGTGTCATtgtttatagaataaaaatgcTCTTCTTGGAAATTTACTAAGTGTTTCAATGAAGCAAGGCATGTCATATTACATAATTAGTTCTCTACATTCTTCAACCCCTAAAAAACctaatataaaatagataaaaatggaGCTGTGACAAAATTTTCCATGAAAGTCTGtctaatagtagtatattaatacCAATATTTAGACCTTTGTTATTTCTCCATGTGCTTCAAACTTGGATTTAAAGCTTGCTTATCAAGGTTTAGTAATTATTGACTTAGTCTCTTAGATGAAAAAAGGTGGTTGAGTATTAGGTGAAGCAATCATGTAGATTAATTTGGACTGCATAGATTTTATCCCGGAGTTTTAGCCAACCCCtacaatggtttctcccttatttctcccttatttctccctaactcaacatttcatttttacatcatcactaatttaattgttttatttttatatataataaagctagcttatttaatttataaagataaatcaaataaatagtaataaagttcgttgtattaaacacgggtacacattacaacgaagaaaattaaaaaaaaaaaaaagtacacgaatggaaataaaaaatcaaaaaaaaaattcaaagaaaaaaaaattcaagggcggtgggcgcggtttctatttgcccacaattcttcgatgatatcgtGTTGTAGTGCTTGATGGGCCTCCTTCTGGTGTATGTCCATGAACGCCTGGAACCGTTCATGTTCGTTGTGCGGTACACCCTGGCGGGCGGACTCGGTTGAGACACCGTGACTCGATGATGCAACACTTGGGTCGTTGGTGACGTCGAGGACGCCTTCGTGTTCATCTTCgatgatcatgttatgcatgatgatgcacgcatacatgctTAGTCTCTTAGATGAAAAAAGGTGGTTGAGTATTAGGTGAAGCAATCATGTAGATTAATTTGGACTGCATAGATAGTTTAGTATAACTTCCTTTCAAAATTAAGATAGTAAAATGTATTTATGTCCAATTTTATTCCTTAAACGTGAGttatgtattaattaattacagaTGTCAaggaaatagtattttttggTGACATTCCCTTTAGCTGGATTCATGaaccaataaatttaatactccatattggCCAGAGGAGGTTGTCCTGCCCAAATAAAAGTTTGATGTTTCAAATATATTGCCATGTATTATTGtacttatatataattaatcacaattccaaaaataaatatgaaaaggaaaaaatgcaCTACCTGAGAATATTGAATGACTTAAGGTcgaattatattaaatattgaattgaatgtattacaaaaaaaaaaaaaaatccctttttaaaaattggtttgaaattctttttttttttcaaaaaaaaaaactagaattTGGTTTGTTCACAATGGTTTttgaaaaccaaaaaaaaattcaattgagtttaatatatttataattttattgaatttttcaaaattttattttttggggggAAATGTTCAATTATATagaattttttggtttgattcgaatttcattatgaaattttgatttacaGATCtgatttttctaatatttcaaatattcagACTTATATTATCTTAATTCAGAgatatatgttttaaaaatgataaaattatttttataagttgATTATTGCTTATAAAATCCACCAAAAATAAGATTGTTGCTTATAAGTTCATCTAACGTGTTGTTCAACATAGCTTGTGAAATTCATTGTTTCTAAAACTAAATTTCATAGCAAGTTCACAATTATGTCTAACAAATTCAAACACATTGTATCgaaatttagtaaaaaactCAATTTGAATTACTATGTAAATGGCAGACGCGGCTTTATTTGGGCTGTCATTCTTAAAATCACAGCCAATCAGCCAACATATGAATATACAcgttatatgtatattttattatttaacaatAAGAATTCAAACTTTCATAAATATGATGATTTGAATTGACAAActattatactactagtactaattagagaaaaaatcTGTTGTCAAATAAATTACACTAGCACTTATTAGAAGTTGTTGAAATTGGTGGTTTGGCTAGAATTGGAactaattttacttaattatctGAGTTGGAAAATCTATACGAAGATAATTACATTAACTCAATCATCGACATTGCTTATCCCTAATTAACAAACACCGAATAAAACCAATACAAAACCTTTTATTCGAAAAAATTAATACGTAGCTAGGAttgaaactaattttaaattattatctgAGTTGTAAATCTGTACGAAGATAAATTACATTAACTCAATTATCAACATTTCTTATCCCGAATACCAGACGTCGAATAAAACCAATACAAAAACCTTTATTTGATGAAATACAGGCCACCCAACGCCGAATAAAACCAATACAATACCTTTATTCGGTGAAATACAGCTATGCCAAATGAAATCATTATAAACGCCGTATAAAACAAGTACAATAAAATGATTTCCTCGTGAAATATAGCTACCAAACCGAGcctaaaatagcaaaatactccatataattatattctctcaaaaataaaaatttacaaattttaagaaaatactCCAATTCCAACCCCCACAAACTCTATATAAACAATTCCCACTACTATCCCATTTCCAACACAACACATCACCAATCCTAAATCCTAAATCCCCATATTCAAATTGCATCAAAAACACCTTCAAAAGCTAAAAGCCAAAGGTTGccaaaaaatggaagaagatgGAGGGGATCTCACCCCCTTTTGGGTCCAAAGCACCACCAAACTCCGCCGCTCCGACCGCCTCCGCCGCAGCGTCGCCGCCGTGTTCTTCAGCTCGGGGCTGGTGGTCTTCCTCCTCGTGGTAGCAGCTGTTTTTTTCTTGGCTTTTGTAGTGGCATCCACCATTTCATTCAGTGCCACCATTTTTAGGCCAAACAGTGTCAAGAAAAGCTGGGATTCTTTGAACATTGCTCTTGTCTTAGTTGCTGTGGTTTTTGGGATTCTTAGCAGAAACAGAAACGAGGAGAGATCTTCTTCCTTTGATGAGTTCCAATCTTCTCCCATTAAAGGAAATGAATCCCAGAAATCGAATTCATCCATGCCGCAGAAATGGTTCGATTATTCTGCAAATGATGAAGAAAAATCGAGTCTTTATGAGTATCAAATTCAAGATTCTCACCAGCCTAAATTTGATCAGAAAATTTCGAATTTGAGAAGAAGCTGCAGCTCTTACCCTGATTTGCGTGAATTcccatcttcttcttcgacGAATTGGAGCTATGGAGATTATCAAATGAgaaattttgatgattttcacGTCGATCCGAGCCCGCCGGTGCAGCTCCGCCGTCACCGGAGCTTGGGGCAGTTTGATTATCCGACATCACCGCCGCAAATTAAGACTGTGGTTGTTGATACATTGGTGACTAAAACCTGtcctgaaattaaaaattttccaGCGGAATTGTCGCCGGCGGAGGAATCTCAGCCGCCGGAATTTCAAGAAAGTCAGAAACGGAGCCGTGAAAGAGCGGCGAGGAGGAAGGAAAGGTCGAGTAGAAGGCAGGTTTATGAAAATGTGGGACCCACTAATCCGATTGCgacgccaccgccgccgccgccgcagaTGATGATCGGCGAAAGGGAGAGGAGACGAGGCGGCGCGACGGCAGCGAATTCGACGAAATTCTTCTTGAATTCTCTCTacaggaagaagaagaagaagcaaaaGAGCGTAGATAATGAGGAATCTCTTCTCCGAGAAGCTCCCCCGCCGCTGAGTAGCTACCGAATtccgccgcctccgccgccgccgccgtcggTCTTCCACACTCTGAAGTCTTCCAAGAATTCCAAAGGGAAGAAAACCGTAACCGTCGCTCTAGAGCCTCTCCCGCGATCTCCGCCGCCGGTTTCGCCGCCTCATGCGGCGGCGCGTGAGGCTGAACCCACTCCACACGCGCCGCCAACGTCTGCATACGGCGCCCCAAAACCAGTAAAGATTTCAACTTTCGACGGAGCAGAAGAAGCCCAGAACAGCGGCGGCGAGTCCCCGTTCCGCCGGAttccgcctccgccgcctcctccgccGTTCTCGAAAACTCCGGCGTGGATGTTCGTGGTGCAAGGCGACTACGTGAGAGTCAACAGCTCGAGGAGTGGCTCGCCGGAACTCGACGAAACGGACTCCGACGTCACGCCGTCGGCGGTTGACGGCGGCGGCCCGGCGGCGGCGTTGTTCTGCCCGAGCCCAGATGTGAACTCGAAAGCTGAAAGCTTTATTACTAAGTTTCGGGCCAACTTGAAGCTCGAGAAGATCCATTCTATGAAGAAAAGAGATGTGGGCCCATCTAGTCTTGGCCCGGGCCAGGGCCCAAATCAGATTTAGTGCTTTCTATTGTTTGAAAGATCgatttgattgattgattcCAATTTTGgcttttattttgaaatatcaataaggatattatatttatgttttcattGCTTTTTCAATATACAAGTTTgaagaataattttatgttgCATATAGGTGGACACATAAAATTGCTTCAAGTGGATGTTTATTTTTGATAGCATATGATATATTCAATTTAAGTTAGTATTGCATAATAAAGCCATGTCAAGTGAAATCGAAATATGGAAAACAAactaacaaacaaaaaagaatcGGAGGGGTGAGTGAGAGACGAAGTGTCTGTATAGAATGAGGGGTGCGAAATGGGAATATAGAGTAAGgagcatgttagggtgccaccaccccttaaaataacaccataccaccattcctagccaatcatttgtatacgtggacgaataataagctgacacgtggcaaaaaaaaaaaaaccccaaaaagaGACGGGCAGCAATATGCTAGCCTTTAAACAACAATTTTCTTgaacagcaatatccaacacgttagacGAGCTATCTATAAATTGGCTTTgtctaacgtgttggatattgctgtaataacgtttataatattggctgtataagcgttgtcacgttgtcattttaagaggggttgtcattttaacacaaacctatatagtaatactatatccaaataattataattttcatcaaatgtaaatattttatgacaCTATTATTACTCCACTTCATCCATTCTATCCCACTGTaaatgagtcattttatttttaacaaaaacgTAACACCTTTCATATGTCTAACTTTATTTctctagtagtagtactttattctttatttatttatatattttattattttatattgtataatCAGATTAAAATTgggttttcattttttatttttatatatcaaaatcTAACTGAGCTGAACGAatcgaaaaaataaatataccaaaaaatcTATACtgaaccaaaccgaaattataggaacaaattttatactccctcacttccataaaaatacaaacacttttctttttcgtccatCCCGTAAAACTAtctcatttccatttatggatTGTTTTCCCAAACTCATTAccaatataaatcaatttgtTTACAACTTATACTACTAAGACCCATGATTAAACATTAATACCAATAATAACGTGGATTCCACTATCCACAAActctattttaactatcaATTGTTTtcatatctcttattttactaattatgtattaattcTTGTGACGTCCCAAATATCTTTTTACCCAAGCACAAacatatacatacaaaaatgCTGGCAATTTGAAGGTAAATTCTAGGAGTATTAGAAGTAAGCATTTCATTTGGAATCATAGTTCGCCTTCATACGAAAACCGTTATTCCACATGTGACATGTCATTATCTCTCAACCATCCAAGTTTAAGTAATAagttaaaagataaaaaattgcGTTATCTTAATTCCTTGTTTTACAATATCTTGTAATGGTGTCATAGAGATAATTATAATCTTATTTCCGAGAGCATCGAATAGCATAggttatttcttaattaatggAGATTTGTTACTTAAATGATAGTAcatgtatataattatttttctcccATCTCACAACTCAAATCCTAATCCCTTTTTAATATGGGCCGAGAAAGGGCCCCACCTCTTGAGTCAAGTGTATATCCTAAGATGAGCTTCGGCCACTCACTTGCTGGGCTTTTTTCGGGACGGAGAGGGAATATTAATATCCAATTATATATGTACTCTATCTCTTGACTTCCCTTTGAGGGTTGGAAGGCATAAGAGTGAGAAATGAAACTTGTAtctttaaatcataattttatatagttggGGATTGGGGTGCATTGATAAATACTCCTTTCATCCCAAAATAAACaagtcatattccttttttgggatgtcccaaacATAAATggatcattttttttttatagcaaaaagtcatctctcatactttattatccacctactttattcccttctcactctttcatactttactctcttcattttaactatttaaatatcaattccttaaatctcgtgtctaaaataattacttgGCTTAtgttgggacggatggagaAGGGTTGTGGTTTGGATCCCCCACTATGGGCAGAGGATGCTTCAcataacaattattttattcctaaattataatattaaaatattctttttttttatactccctccatgcTTGAAAATTTgacctatttcatttttcgcattcgttttggaaaaatgataacaaacggttaaagtggagagagtgtAAAGTATAAGGGCATCTCCAACGCCACTGCAAAACGCAAGTTTGCAGTGAAAACAACCTCCAACCATACTAAAAAACGCATCCAAATCTGTCCTTTTTTTGCGTTTGTGAACAGTACTACTCCATCTTTGCAGTAGCACTGTAGCTCGACGCAAAACTTACCAGAAATTGCAATTGAgtcctttcttttttatgatATTCGAAGAAGACCGAGAGCTGAGAGATGCAGAAACGGaaaattggagaagaagaattaGATGAAGAAACTACTTACCTGATTATAGAGAGTTGTAGATGGTTGAAGAACTTGTGAAGAATTTGGAGATAGAAATCGAAAATACAGAGAAAGGAGAAGGGGAAAAATTCAGAAAAGGGGAAGATTGAAGAGTAGCGGCAATGGGAGAGAGAAGGGGAAGATGGAAGAAGATAGCAGCTATGGGATTGAGAGAAAACTAggtttagtagtattaatatagttaattaCGAGATGGGATAATTAATGGCATGggttattagttattttattgagtATGAATtgtaatattagtactatttaatattataatacaataaattaaataatagtactacctccgtacacgaaaatttgtcccatttttccattttcgttcgtcccccaaaatttgtcccatttcacttttaccatttttggtagtggaccccatattccactaactaatttctactcacattttattataaaactaatatataaaagtaggacccacaatccactaactttttcaactcactttccattacatttcttaaaacccgtgcccggtcaaaccgggatgaattttcgtggacggaggtattacaatatttaatgtattttttattgaatgcataatatatttaatatatataaatataatatattattatactccctccatcccagataattcgacccagtattccattttgggcaGTCCtatataatttgtcccatttcatttttaccatttttagtagtggaccccatattccactaactcatttatactcacattttattataaaactaatactttaaaaatatgacccacatcccaccaactttttcaactcactttccattagatttcttaaaacccgtgccgggtcaaagtgtgccaaattatctgggacggagggagtaataattgtatcaaattatttaattacatttggAAAATTATCGACAAAGTGTTGTAGGGTGAAggtgtaatttaaataaatatgtagttaagattgaaaagttaaaaaagtaGGGGAtatggaatattcttttgggttttgagtttggtgtaaatggttggaatAGAATTGCTATTTGATGTGACAATGTCAgttacttttctttctctttattaactatttaatatcattaaaaatgcaataggTCAATTTTTCAGAGACTTGTATGCGTGGAAAAGTATCCTTAGCTGTGCTATATTAGCCACAGCAGGGAATGCAAACTCATTTAATGGTGGTGTAGAGCTTTGGTTTGatggagtacaattttatGTAGTTGGGGATTGGGgtttagaaagaaaatgaattctCTTGAAGGCTATTCTCCCCATGTTGGCTACACCGAAGAGGAAGACTTGTGGGAGAGCCACATTGCTGAAGCGGCTTATGCTGATTCCTGAAGATGTGATCGAGTTGTATATCGTCGATCAAATTCATGTTCGATCAATGAATGATATACAAACCATCAGCTCCACTGAATTATATGAAGGTCTGCTTGAACTTCAAGTTGCTTGCTACTAATCTCTCAGTTTCTACGGATATATCTCTCCTAATTTCTAAGCAAGTTGTGgtgatcattttttttcaacagGTCTGCAGAATGTAATTGCAAACATGAATTTGATCAAGATTGAGATTAATGAGAAGATGTAGGCCAAGATCAACTGCACATTATCAAGTCTATGGCCACTACTGCTGTTGCTGGCTCGTCTAGATCCACTACCACTGCTCAGAACGTTACTATGATTGGTTTTGATGATGTCATGTATCAAATGCTGGACAAGATCACCGGATCAGGTGGACTTGATCGCCAAATTATCCCAATCATTGGAATGGGTGGAATAGGCAAGACCACTCTTGCTCGAAATATCTATTTAAGTCGACTTGTCCAAGAACATTTTGATGTTTGTGCATGGTCTGTAATTTCTCAAGATTATAATGCAAGAGAAATTCTTAAACAAATTCTTGATCAAATAAACAGGAAGAATAAGGAGGAGGGGAATGAGAACAATTGGAAAGATTTGAGAGAAGGTGAGATAGGAGATCATTTGTACAAATATTTGATAGGAAGGAAGTATTTTATTGTGATGGATGATATGTGGAATACTGAGGCATGGGATCGAGTTAGGAGATTCTTCCCTGATAATAGAGATGGAAGTAGAATAGTAGTGACAACAAGGCTGTCAAACTTAGCATCTTATTTTAACTACTCCAATGATcttgatatgaaatttttggaTGAGGATATGCTAGTTGGAACCTGTTTTCCAAAACTATGTTCAAAGAAGAAAGTTGTTGtgacagcccgccctcctagggtataataaatacggcgactgctaccaaaaTGGACTTAAAAGCACTAAGAatataggctagggtttcatttaaagcgATTTGACCAAGGTATTAAACGAACTATCAGAGCAGCAAGTCAACGGTTTAATcaagagaaataaatgaagGATAAATACTATAAAGTATGATAAAAACTTAAGGGTTCAATATAATTCCAACAAAAACCACAAGATGTCTCAAGATTTTAAACCGAAAGGGACCAGGtgcaaaatatccaaataataCTAAAGTGTTTCAAAAGATTCAGCGGAAACGACCAAGAGGAAGTGCaactatgtatgaagacacaactacccTTGAGGTTCAAAaacatccatcttaattagttaatatgctcaacacccgccaccgctcgtcgtcgttcaacctgcacataaggaaaaacacatgcagggctgagtatttgaaatactcagtgaactcgttgccaaatcattttataagttatgccacccttaccatagtgaactcgaggttttacagttatcaaaataaatattcaacgaGTATcgcaaaaatatattttcacagactggccagtcaaacaactccccacttttcttatcaatttccacaatcacaacatttccatggtgcgacgaaagtgtggccacacttttcgcccacgagaccggccgactagcaaggacggctcccgatcccaccgtgtacacagcatggtagggtttgcggccctactcagacccgaattcgtttaaacatatccatagccctatagcccaatggagcgaactctcaaactgggcatcaggcgcacaatatcacaacaaaacagacataggcatgacataacagttaaaccacccttatctctccgacattcataaatttgcaacataaaaggattttaagaataaagcccacctcgactgcttagatttcaagtatgttctttcccttgttatcctgcttcgcaaccgaggtttcaccttttaatcacataggcatatatcacaaatcagattcaacacaaactcctaattcatgcatgtctcaatgctttccccttttcccatcgattcattttaatatcaccAATCAAAAATCATGTTCatcatataaatttcattCGCATCTCAACTCTAGATCCAACATCAACATATATCGCACATGAGTGTTTTgccaacacacacacaaacaaacacacacgacacacacacgcacacacacgatttcacacatacacacatgCATACGTTTTCTATGTCCCACATATCCCACTCTCACTCAAACCGGATGCAAGAGGGTTCAAGAATatcgattaatcggttagaaagaagaggagtcggttagaaagaaaaagattaatataagaatacctttttgagaaagacgaacggtagaaacaaagtattaGACTCggttcttcaagattcttggatcaaacttcaatttttctccaaaagatgacaaaatattggagaatagaagaagaaaaattggggagaatgagagaagagagGGAAGCGTGTACTATGGGTGGGGGGCGAAAATTGTgatggctagggttaggggtttctcttatttatagtgctcaataagatctttaggtaaataaaatagaatatttggtaagatttgattctacacaattgaaatattgtaGAGTagagaagaggaaaaaaaaagatctaGGGTTTCAAGCATGGGGATTTTCGAAAGTTGTGGAttttaattagccaagatttcgtttggtatattttacggagtagaataaaatatcacggagcaaaacaaaaataagaattctcccaACTAGGGATTGGAAATAGGCGTGTAGtatgccttttaaataaggaatggatttttaatattaactaaaataagatatggcaagatttCTTGAGGTATgaaaagatttggtagaatatttaaattgtaggtatggaaggaaatcaagtaagggatcaattaaaataaaataaattcttccttcccaagaataggtgattttcgaaaatcaccttaGGAATAATAGGGTTCGATTTTTCCCATtaagaaatagagaataattgggttttggatttaatttggataaatattccaagaattaaattaaatccggaaaaatagaattccttctccaaaaaGTGAAGGGGTCGAAAATCTCACAAATTAGGTGgttagtatttatggaaattttccctaatattctcactcacccttaaacaaaataattcacctcataatttaattaatcacatgccacatcatataatcaacaagtttgacttttcaaacttccaatgCAACCCTAGACATAACTCGGTCAtagaaactcatgcaataaatgcattcataGATAAACTCTCGTCTCCCACAtcatcaattaaattttaaggctctaaaattagggtttgaaaatcCGGGATGTTACAGTTGTCCTCTTGAGTTGGAGGACATTAGGAAGAAGATAGTTAAAGGTTGTAGTGGACTTCCGTTGTCAATTGCTGTGATAGGGGGACTCTTGTCAAAGACTCAAcgtaataaagaaaattgggAAGTTATTGAAAAAGATTTAAGTTCGGTTGTGAATTTGGAGGGTAATGAGAGTTGCCTGCAAGTATTATATATGAGTTATTATAATTTGCCAGTTCATTAAAAACCATGCTTTCTCTATATGGGAAACTTTGTTGAAGATGAAGTGATTCCGACTTCTCAACTCATCCCAATTATGGTTGCTGAGGGATTTCTAAAACCAATTAATGGGAAATCTTTGGAAGAGGCAGCAGAAGAGTATCTTGGAGAACTTGTTGATAGAAATCTCCTTATAGTTGAAAAACGCAACTATTGTGGGAAACTCAAACTATTCAAAATACATGACTTGTTGAGGGATTTATGCTTGAGAGAAGCTCGAAAATTGAGGTTTATGTGTGTGCTGGGAGAACGAAGCATTCCACAAGGTGTAAATTCTCAACGCCGTATTCTAAGTACGTTATCGGAATATCCACCTCCACTCCTTCAGTCATTGGAATCTGCATCGCTTGTCCGGTCTTTTATGAATGCAAGTGAATGTGAAGAGAGtttattacataattttaGATTGTTGAGATTAACTTGTTTTGGGGActatgaaaatgaatatattgtGGGTAAGCTAGTTAACATGTGTCTTCTTAAACTAAGCAAGTTGCCCAAAATCACTTCTTTGCTGTCTAATTTCTGGAATTTACAGACATTATGTTTATATTGTAATGAGGAGGAGGATTATGTTTTCAACATTTGGAAGATGCCTCAACTTAGGCAAGTAATCATAAGATATGGAGGGATTGCGCATTGTGAACGTCATCTCTCTGATCCTCTTAGTGACGAAGAGGATATGGTGTTGGAAAACTACACACACATTTTATGAAGTGAGCAGTCTCAAGTTTGGTGAGGGGTTGCTTAAAAGAATCCCTAATCTTAGAAAATTGAAGTTGTATTATTACACCActggagaagaagatgattaCCGCCTCAACGATCTTTGTTGCCTCCCTAAACTCGAAACTCTTAGCATCC
This window contains:
- the LOC125206525 gene encoding formin-like protein 6, which translates into the protein MEEDGGDLTPFWVQSTTKLRRSDRLRRSVAAVFFSSGLVVFLLVVAAVFFLAFVVASTISFSATIFRPNSVKKSWDSLNIALVLVAVVFGILSRNRNEERSSSFDEFQSSPIKGNESQKSNSSMPQKWFDYSANDEEKSSLYEYQIQDSHQPKFDQKISNLRRSCSSYPDLREFPSSSSTNWSYGDYQMRNFDDFHVDPSPPVQLRRHRSLGQFDYPTSPPQIKTVVVDTLVTKTCPEIKNFPAELSPAEESQPPEFQESQKRSRERAARRKERSSRRQVYENVGPTNPIATPPPPPPQMMIGERERRRGGATAANSTKFFLNSLYRKKKKKQKSVDNEESLLREAPPPLSSYRIPPPPPPPPSVFHTLKSSKNSKGKKTVTVALEPLPRSPPPVSPPHAAAREAEPTPHAPPTSAYGAPKPVKISTFDGAEEAQNSGGESPFRRIPPPPPPPPFSKTPAWMFVVQGDYVRVNSSRSGSPELDETDSDVTPSAVDGGGPAAALFCPSPDVNSKAESFITKFRANLKLEKIHSMKKRDVGPSSLGPGQGPNQI
- the LOC125206527 gene encoding disease resistance protein RPP13-like is translated as MATTAVAGSSRSTTTAQNVTMIGFDDVMYQMLDKITGSGGLDRQIIPIIGMGGIGKTTLARNIYLSRLVQEHFDVCAWSVISQDYNAREILKQILDQINRKNKEEGNENNWKDLREGEIGDHLYKYLIGRKYFIVMDDMWNTEAWDRVRRFFPDNRDGSRIVVTTRLSNLASYFNYSNDLDMKFLDEDMLVGTCFPKLCSKKKVVVTARPPRV